Within the Borrelia parkeri genome, the region CACATAAAGCAATATTAACTTGATCTTTATCTTGTAACTCAAAAGAACCAAGGCCCTTACCACCTATACCTTGAAGTTTATACTCATCTTGTAAGATTCTTTTAATGAAACCCTGCTTTGTAAGAATAACAATAACATTTTCCCTCTGCATTAAATCTGACATACTAGTTTTTAAAACCTCCTCATCATAAATTATTTTTGTTCGGCGCTCATCGCCAAATTTTAAACTTAAATTAATAATCTCTTCCCTTACAATATTAACAACTCTCTCTGGACTAACAAGAATATCTTCATAATCTTTTATTAAATCCAAGACAATTTTAAACTCTCCTTCAAGTTTCTCTATCTCAAGAGATGTTAATTTCTGTAACTTCATATCCAATATAGAATTAGCTTGAATTTCTGATAAATTAAATTCTTTAATAATACATTCTTTAGCATCTTTGACAAGTCTAGAAAATCTTATTATTTCTATTAGCCTATCAATATGTCTTAAGGAAATATTTAATCCTTCAAGAATATGAGCCTTTTCTCTTGCCTTTTTTAAGTCAAACTCTACCCGCCTTCTAACAATTTCCTTTCTATGATCAATAAATTCAGATATAAGTTCTTTTAAATTTAATTGTTTTGGAATACCATTAACAAGAGCCAAGTTATTTATGCTAAAATTTTTCCTCAGTTCAGTATATTCATAAAGCAAATTCATAACAACATGAGGATCAAAACCTTTTTTAATTTCAAGAACAATTCTAACACCTTCACGGTCAGATTCATCCCTTATATCAGATATACCTTCAAGCTTGTCTTCTTTTATTAAGAATGCAATTTTCATAAGCAATGAAGATTTGTTAACAGCATAAGGTATTTGCGTAATTATAATAGCAATATGATCTTCTCTCTTTTCTTCAATATGATACCGAGATCGAATAACAACACTGCCCTTCCCCGTTGTATAAGCCTTAACTAAACTCTCATTATAAATAATCTCAGCATAAGTAGGAAAATCTGGTCCTTTAACTATTGCAATTAAATCATACACAGACACACTATCATGATTTAACATATAAACTATGGCGTCACAAATTTCTCTCAAATTATGTGGAGCCATATTTGTTGCCATTCCAACAGCAATTCCACTAGAACCGTTAACCAAGAGAAATGGAAAAGCAGCTGGTAAAACTTCAGGCTCAAGCAAAGAATCATCATAATTGGGTCTGAAATCAACAGTTTGCCTATCGATATCTTTAACAAGCTCTTCAGCTATTTTTGCCATTCGAGCTTCAGTATACCTCATAGCAGCAGGAGGGTCTCCATCAATAGAACCAAAATTCCCCTGTCCGCTTACTATAGGATATCTTAACGAAAAATCCTGTGCAAGTCTTACAAGTGCTTCATAAATCGACTGATCACCATGAGGATGATATTTACCAAGAACATCTCCAACGATTCTTCCAGCCTTCTTAAATGCTTTATCAGCCCTAAGTCCCATTTCATGCATTGAATAAAGGATTCTTCTGTGAACAGGTTTAAGACCATCTCTCACATCAGGAAGGGCTCTTGAAACAATAACAGACATTGCATAATTCAAATACGAGGTTTTAACCTCATCTTCTATTTTTATATTTAATATTTGCTCTTTATATTCTTCAATTGCCATTAATGCTCCAATCACACATCAAGATTTACTACATCAAGCGCATTCTGCTCAATAAATTCTCTTCTAGGCTCAACATCATCTCCCATAAGAGTAACAAAAATATTCTCAGCCTGTATAGCATCATCTATCTCTATTAATTTCATTTTTCTAGTAGCAGGATTCATAGTAGTTTCCCAAAGTTGTGTAGGATTCATTTCACCAAGCCCCTTATACCTTTGAAGACTAATTTTATCCCTTTTGCCAGTCTCGATAGAGCTTAAAAAAATTTCCTTTTCCGAATCATCATAAAAGTAATGAACACTATTTTCATACTTAATTTTATAAAGAGGTGGCATAGCTATATATACATGTCCATTATCAATTAACTCCCTCATGTAACGAAAGAAAAAAGTAAGAAGCAATGTTCGAATATGAGACCCATCAACATCGGCATCAGCCATAATAATAATCTTATGATAACGAAGTTTTTCAATATAAAAATTCTTTCCAACTCCAGCACCAAGAGATGCAATTATTGGAATAAGCTTATCATTTGTAATAACCTTATCTTCCCGTGTTTTTTCAACATTAAGCATTTTACCCCACAATGGCAAGATAGCTTGATAAAACCTATCTCTTCCCATTTTTGCACTTCCTCCTGCAGAATCCCCTTCCACAATATAAATTTCCCTTTCAACCGGGTTTTTAGATGCACAATCTGCCAATTTGCCAGGCAATGCCAAGCTTTCAAATGCACTTTTTTTTCTCTCAGACTCTCTTGCTTTTCTTGCAGCCTCACGAGCACGAGCAGCTCTTATTGCCTTATTAAGAATAATATCTACTTCTAAAAGATTATCACCAATAACTTTCAAAAGCTCATTATGTACAATAGTTTCAACAATTTTTTTTATATAAGAATTTCCCAATTTCCCTTTAGTTTGACCTTCAAATTGAGGTTCTGGAACCTTAATAGAAATTACCGCTGTTAAACCCTCCTTAAAATCATCTAATGTAAGATTTGGAACATCTTTTTTGCTTACCTTTGAATCCTTAAAAGCTTCACTCATTGCCTTTAAGAAACCACTTTTAAAACCAGCAACATGAGTTCCTCCTTCTCTAGTATTAATATTGTTTACAAACGATAAAATATTATCAGAATACCCTTCAGTCCACTTAAGTCCAACACTAACAATAACATCATCACAAGTTCCTTCAATAAAATAGGACTCACTTTGAATAGTTTTGCTATTATTTGTTATAAAATCTACAAAAGCTTTTATTCCACCTTCAAAATAAAATTCTAAAAATCTCTCTTTTCCCAATCTCTTATCTTCAATTGAAATTCGTATCTTATCATTTAAAAATGCAAGTTCCCTCAATCTCTTTGATAAAGTTTCAAAATCATACTCCAAGGTTTCAAAAATCTCAGAATCAGCTAAAAAAGTAACCTTAGTACCCCTATTAGAACTTACCCCAACAATCTCAACCCCAGATGTTGGAATACCTCTGGAATAAGTCTGCTTAAAAAAATTTCCATCTCTGCTCACAACAACTTCTAAAAAAGATGATAAAGCATTAACAACCGAAATCCCAACCCCATGAAGTCCACCAGAAACTTTATAAGTACCTTTATTAAATTTTCCTCCAGAATGTAGCTTAGTCAAAACAAGTTCAAGAGCACTAATTCCTTCCTCCTCATGAATATCTGTAGGAATTCCTCTACCATTATCATTGACTGTTACAGAATTATCTGAATTTATAACAACTTCTATTTTATCGCAAAAACCCGCTAAAGCCTCATCAATACTATTGTCAACCACTTCATAAACCAAGTGATGCAATCCATTAATTGAAACGGATCCAATATACATACCAGGCCTTTTTCTAACAGCTTCAAGGCCCTTTAACACTTGAATATTACTAGCAACATAACTCATAAACCTTCCACACAATTAATCATAATATAGATATAAGCAAATTTTACATTAAAAACAATATAATATCTATTCAATAACACAAATTACAAGACACATTCCACTTGACTTAAAACCAATAAAATTTCAAGACCCACAAATAGTTAAGATAATGTTCCAGTTCATTATTATACTATATACTTATACATACACAATACTAATAATCAAAAAGATATAATTATAAAAAGCCAAAATCGACGAGGATAAGATATGCAAGAGGGAAAAAACATATGGAGCTTAATTTTAGCAGCAATAAGGAAAGAACTTTCTGAAGAAGAATTTTACATATGGTTTGAAAATTTATATTTCATAGATGCAACTGATGAGAGTATAAAAATATCTGCTCCAAATTCTTTTCATAAAAACCAAGTAGAAAAAAGATTTTCCAAAAGAATAAAAGAAATTCTCACTGAAAAAGGCCACAATACGATTAATGTTGAATTTATAAATCCACCAAATGAATTCAAGACTCATAGCATGGAATTAAAAAACACTTCACTCAAAGACATTTCTATACAACAAGATTCATCTGAAAAAAGAACAATACTTAACACTCACACAAAGAACATAATAGAGAATACAAAATACTACGTTATAAAAGAAGACATTCATACAAAATATAGAAATCCTTTTCTTAAAAAGAAATACACATTTGAAAATTTCATTATAGGTCCAAATAATAAGCTTGCATATAATGCAAGCTTATCAATTGCAAAAAATCCTGGTAAAAAATATAATCCATGTCTAATTTATGGTGGAGTTGGTCTTGGCAAAACACACTTACTCCAAAGTATAGGAAACAAAACAGAAGAATTACATAAAGAATTTAAAATACTTTACGTAACTGCTGAAAATTTTTTAAATGAATTTGTAGAAAGTATAAAAACAAATGAAACAAAAAGATTTAAGAAAAAATACCGACACCTAGATATGTTATTAATAGATGATATTCATGATTTACAAAAAAAAGAAGGTATACAAGAAGAGCTTTTTCACACTTTCAATGCTCTTTATGAAGACAATAAACAAATGGTATTTACATGCGACAGACAACCCTCAGAACTCATCAATTTTACAGATAGATTAAAAAGCAGATTTACAAGGGGACTTAATGTCGATATATCAAAACCAAACTTTGAATTAAGAGTGGCAATTATAGAAAAAAAAGCAGAAGAAGATGGAATAAAAGTTCCAAAAAACATTCTCAACTTAGTTGCTAAAAAAGTTACAACAAATATAAGAGATCTTGAAGCTGCTGTAACAAAATTAAAAGCTCACATAGACCTTGAAGATATAGAAATCGACACTAGCATAGTAGACAAAATAATTAAAGAGATAATAGCTTATGAAAACGATAACACAAATACAAATAACACAATTAACATTGAAAGTATAAAAAAAGTTATCTTAAGGGAATTAAAACTTACAAATAAAGACATTGAAGGTAACAGCAAAAAACCTGAAATCACAAAAGCAAGACACATTTATGCTTATCTTCTGAGGAATTTTACAGAGCTTTCAACAATTGAAATAGGTAAAATCATTGGAGGAAAAACCCATTCAACAGTACTTTATTCGATAAATAAGATAGATAAAGAGAGAAACAATGATCTAGAAATTAACAATTTAATCATAGAACTTATGAACAAAATCAACAAAAACTAGCAAAATATATAAAATTCAAAATATTTTTGAACAAATTAAACAAATAATTCATCAAAAAACACAAACAATTAAACATATATTATTCCTTATAAAATAAAGAGATAAACAGAATTAGACAATTAGACAGCTTCCTACTAATACAACTATATAAAATATAATAAAAAATACGTACAATAAACTGAATAAAATTTGCATTAATGAAAGCCAATAAATGATAATATAATACAAGGAGGTAAAACATTGAACGAAAAATTTATACTGTGCGACACAGAACAGATTTCGAACGAGATTGACAAAGCCAAAAGTATAATTTTAAATAGAAATATAAATGACATTTGGAGTGCAATATTACTAGAAGTAAAAAATTCCAACCTCAAAATAAAGGCAACAGATAGGAATATCTTTTTTGAAAGCACAATTCCAATTGTTTCAGCAGAAAATTTTAAAGTATTAATCAATGCTTCAAACTTTTCAGATGCAGTAAAAGCACTAAATTTGTACAATGAGCTAAAAATAAAATTTATAGAAGATGAAAGCAAATTAAACATTATTGGTGAATCAGAAAATAAAAATGACAATTTCATAAATGATCATTTAAATGAGCCAACTTTTTCTAGTGAAGAGATTGAAATTTACAATTATGACATAAATGAAGAGACTTACAATTTAACAGTTGAGTTAACTCAAAGGGAATTTAAGAAAATTATAAACAAAGTCTCATTTTCAGCCTCACATGATGAGTCCAAGAACGTTTTAAATGGAATTTATTTTACAAAAGACAAAAACTCTGCATTGACATTTGTTTCTACCAATTCGCATAGACTGTCTGTATATAAAACAGATTTAATATTTGAGGAGGATATCAATTTTATCGTTCCTGTCAAAATGGTTAATCTCCTAAAGCAGATGATGGTAGGAGAAGGTATTATAAAGCTCAAGGTCTCTGATAAAAAATTTTATGTTGAATTTAATAATTATAAAATAGTTTGCAGT harbors:
- the gyrA gene encoding DNA topoisomerase (ATP-hydrolyzing) subunit A, which codes for MAIEEYKEQILNIKIEDEVKTSYLNYAMSVIVSRALPDVRDGLKPVHRRILYSMHEMGLRADKAFKKAGRIVGDVLGKYHPHGDQSIYEALVRLAQDFSLRYPIVSGQGNFGSIDGDPPAAMRYTEARMAKIAEELVKDIDRQTVDFRPNYDDSLLEPEVLPAAFPFLLVNGSSGIAVGMATNMAPHNLREICDAIVYMLNHDSVSVYDLIAIVKGPDFPTYAEIIYNESLVKAYTTGKGSVVIRSRYHIEEKREDHIAIIITQIPYAVNKSSLLMKIAFLIKEDKLEGISDIRDESDREGVRIVLEIKKGFDPHVVMNLLYEYTELRKNFSINNLALVNGIPKQLNLKELISEFIDHRKEIVRRRVEFDLKKAREKAHILEGLNISLRHIDRLIEIIRFSRLVKDAKECIIKEFNLSEIQANSILDMKLQKLTSLEIEKLEGEFKIVLDLIKDYEDILVSPERVVNIVREEIINLSLKFGDERRTKIIYDEEVLKTSMSDLMQRENVIVILTKQGFIKRILQDEYKLQGIGGKGLGSFELQDKDQVNIALCVNTHDFLLMISNEGKLYVINAYGIKDSSRTSKGQNIRELINLGETEEILAIKNCNELSLDNYLLITTANGKIARIETEGFKTVKSRGVIVIKLDDKDFVTSAEIVSKNDKIICLSKKGNAFAFNSNDIRLTHRGTQGVSGMKVREGDMLIKALSAKQGSHLLIVSENGYGKRLEISRVTELKRGATGYTCYKKSDEKAGAVVDAITVAQDDEILLVSKTSKVLRTLVDKISEQGKDARGMQVLSLDEDKLISVSKFIK
- the gyrB gene encoding DNA topoisomerase (ATP-hydrolyzing) subunit B — protein: MSYVASNIQVLKGLEAVRKRPGMYIGSVSINGLHHLVYEVVDNSIDEALAGFCDKIEVVINSDNSVTVNDNGRGIPTDIHEEEGISALELVLTKLHSGGKFNKGTYKVSGGLHGVGISVVNALSSFLEVVVSRDGNFFKQTYSRGIPTSGVEIVGVSSNRGTKVTFLADSEIFETLEYDFETLSKRLRELAFLNDKIRISIEDKRLGKERFLEFYFEGGIKAFVDFITNNSKTIQSESYFIEGTCDDVIVSVGLKWTEGYSDNILSFVNNINTREGGTHVAGFKSGFLKAMSEAFKDSKVSKKDVPNLTLDDFKEGLTAVISIKVPEPQFEGQTKGKLGNSYIKKIVETIVHNELLKVIGDNLLEVDIILNKAIRAARAREAARKARESERKKSAFESLALPGKLADCASKNPVEREIYIVEGDSAGGSAKMGRDRFYQAILPLWGKMLNVEKTREDKVITNDKLIPIIASLGAGVGKNFYIEKLRYHKIIIMADADVDGSHIRTLLLTFFFRYMRELIDNGHVYIAMPPLYKIKYENSVHYFYDDSEKEIFLSSIETGKRDKISLQRYKGLGEMNPTQLWETTMNPATRKMKLIEIDDAIQAENIFVTLMGDDVEPRREFIEQNALDVVNLDV
- the dnaA gene encoding chromosomal replication initiator protein DnaA — protein: MQEGKNIWSLILAAIRKELSEEEFYIWFENLYFIDATDESIKISAPNSFHKNQVEKRFSKRIKEILTEKGHNTINVEFINPPNEFKTHSMELKNTSLKDISIQQDSSEKRTILNTHTKNIIENTKYYVIKEDIHTKYRNPFLKKKYTFENFIIGPNNKLAYNASLSIAKNPGKKYNPCLIYGGVGLGKTHLLQSIGNKTEELHKEFKILYVTAENFLNEFVESIKTNETKRFKKKYRHLDMLLIDDIHDLQKKEGIQEELFHTFNALYEDNKQMVFTCDRQPSELINFTDRLKSRFTRGLNVDISKPNFELRVAIIEKKAEEDGIKVPKNILNLVAKKVTTNIRDLEAAVTKLKAHIDLEDIEIDTSIVDKIIKEIIAYENDNTNTNNTINIESIKKVILRELKLTNKDIEGNSKKPEITKARHIYAYLLRNFTELSTIEIGKIIGGKTHSTVLYSINKIDKERNNDLEINNLIIELMNKINKN
- the dnaN gene encoding DNA polymerase III subunit beta — translated: MNEKFILCDTEQISNEIDKAKSIILNRNINDIWSAILLEVKNSNLKIKATDRNIFFESTIPIVSAENFKVLINASNFSDAVKALNLYNELKIKFIEDESKLNIIGESENKNDNFINDHLNEPTFSSEEIEIYNYDINEETYNLTVELTQREFKKIINKVSFSASHDESKNVLNGIYFTKDKNSALTFVSTNSHRLSVYKTDLIFEEDINFIVPVKMVNLLKQMMVGEGIIKLKVSDKKFYVEFNNYKIVCSLINGIYPDYESIIPNEQQNKALIDVSILKDRLSRVSSYTDKRSKKVILNFAGNQLRLMAEDPITGRKSEFFVQSPNYDYEGSEEVVAINSAYFTEAMGVFDTSKLEIKFNGGGILKLSDPANFGFIHLIMPMVLN